In the Engystomops pustulosus chromosome 2, aEngPut4.maternal, whole genome shotgun sequence genome, one interval contains:
- the LYRM9 gene encoding LYR motif-containing protein 9 codes for MMVPLPGAELVHKPVQLYRYLLRCCKQLPNENLQHHYKHTVRQSFRVHADEDDSERIRQIIKRAIEDADWVMNKYKKQV; via the exons ATGATGGTTCCTTTACCTGGTGCAGAACTAGTACATAAACCTGTACAGTTGTATCGGTATCTTCTTCGTTGTTGCAAACAACTTCCGAATGAGAATCTTCAACACCATTATAAGCACACAGTACGTCAG AGCTTCCGGGTTCACGCAGATGAAGATGACTCGGAGAGAATAAGACAAATTATAAAGAGAGCAATAGAGGATGCCGACTGGGTGATGAATAAG TATAAAAAACAAGTTTAA